In the Haloterrigena turkmenica DSM 5511 genome, GTGCCGGCGTCTTCCTTCCGGTCGTCGGAGATGTTCGAGTTGATACCGAGCAGCCAGTTGCCCTGCATCGGCGCCTGCTGTACCTCGCCTTCCGGGATCGGAATGAACTCCAGATTGTCGGCTTCTGCGGTGTCGTCGTCGAGCAGCGTCGACGCCGCGGCCGGCCACGCCATCCCCTGGGCGGCCGAGCCCTCGCCGATCCGATTCAGCACCTGATCGCTGTTGAACGATCCGACGCCGTCCGGCGAGATCGATCGCAGATCGTCGACGAAGAAACTGACAACGTCCTCGCCCTCGCTGGAGTCCCACTGGTACCGCCAGTCCTCGTCGAACATGTCTCCGAGGTTCGACCACCCGATGCTCATGAAGTTCGTGTTCGCCGGGTTGCCGCGCTGACCGCGGATCACGTACCCGTTCGTGTCCGCGATCTCCTCGTCGATGCTCTGCCCGGCGCGTAACACATCGTCCCACGTCTTCGGCTCCTCTTCACCGACCTCCTCGTAGTAGGCGGTGTTGTAGACGAACATCTGCGTGTTCCCCACGACGACCTGCCCGCGGATCTTCTCGTCCATATCCTCGGCGGACGGAACTTTCGGGGCGCCGGGCGTCGGCCACGTGGTGATGTCGACCGTCGTGTCGATGAGTTGCTCCGTGGGCAGCCCGTCGGGAAGCCACTGCTCGAGCGGATCGAGGTTCGCCGCGAACTGCGGGAACCACGTGTCGTCCATGAGGATGGCGTCGTACCCCGTTCCGCCGGTCGTGAGGACGCTGCTGACGCGTTCGTAGAGGTTCGCGTACGGGAATAACGTGACGTCGATGGAGAGATCCGTCTCGTCCCTGACGTAGTCGTCGATCAAATTCTCCACGAGTCGGCCTTCGCCCTCGACGGCGATGATGCTGACGTCGCTATCGTTACCGCCACCACCGACGCAACCTGCGAGCCCGGTTACGGCCGCCGCACCGCCGACGCCGGCCAGAAATCGACGTCGCGAACTGTGCTTCGTGATCGCTGCGGAATCGCCATTCTCGGACCTATCACTCCGATTCGTTGCCCTGCCACTAGTTGGCATGTGAACAGTGTTATTCGTACCCAGATATAAATCATGCGGTTAATGAGAGTTCGAGAATATGTGTGGCTGAAAATATCGTCTTTCACCGCCGTTGGCCGGGCGAACACTGGCGTCGTTCGGCGGGTGAAGAGACCACGACGGCAATGTCGACTCGAGCCGAGCTCTCAATCGGCGTGCGGACGGACGCGAAACAGGAGCGGCGTATCGGTGATTGCGACAATCGCCGGAGTGAGTCCCGAAATCAACTGCGCTCGAGCGAATCGACCCAGTACAGGGTTAAGTATTTATGTGAGATTCACCAACACTGGAGCACGCTGATCAAGCACGCGCTCTCGGACCCCGTCAACGGATGCACGTACCGATTGGCCGTTCCGGAGAGCGAGACGCCAGGGATACACTATGAAGAACCTCAAGCAAAAATTCCACACGGAAACGGATATCGCCGGTGCGTGGCTCTCGATCGGCCACCCCACCGTCGCAGAAGTAACGGCAACTGAAGGGTTCGACTTCGTCCTCGTCGACACCGAACACACGCCGTTAACGCTGGAAACGGTCGAAAACATGTCACGCGCCGTCGACGGCGCCGACGGAGAGACGGAAACGCTCGTCCGGGTCCCGTCGAACGATCCCGTCCGGATCAAACGCGTCCTCGATATCGGCGTCGCCGGAATAATGGTCCCGATGATCGAAACGGCCGACGAAGCCCGCGAGGTCGTCGATGCGGTCACCTATCCGCCGAACGGGATTCGCGGAGTCGCGTCGGGCCGCGCGTCGGCGTACGGCGACGACTTCCAGGAGTACGTCGAAAACGCCAACGAGTCGATCGCCACCGTCGTCCAGATCGAGACCCAGACCGGCCTCGATAACGCTCGAGAGATCGCCGCGGTCGACGGCATCGACGCCGTGTTCGTCGGCCCGGCAGATCTGTCCGCGAATCTCGGCATCTTCGGCGAGTGGGAGAACGATCGGTTCGACGATGCGATCGAACGCGTC is a window encoding:
- a CDS encoding extracellular solute-binding protein; the protein is MENLIDDYVRDETDLSIDVTLFPYANLYERVSSVLTTGGTGYDAILMDDTWFPQFAANLDPLEQWLPDGLPTEQLIDTTVDITTWPTPGAPKVPSAEDMDEKIRGQVVVGNTQMFVYNTAYYEEVGEEEPKTWDDVLRAGQSIDEEIADTNGYVIRGQRGNPANTNFMSIGWSNLGDMFDEDWRYQWDSSEGEDVVSFFVDDLRSISPDGVGSFNSDQVLNRIGEGSAAQGMAWPAAASTLLDDDTAEADNLEFIPIPEGEVQQAPMQGNWLLGINSNISDDRKEDAGTVIQSIISKEAQDRYVELGGVPFRHDTFEDNMDAEPWYEALYESLQNAKPRPRTPLWNEIDVTQGEYLNSALTGDMSPAEVVSETKNEVESILENAGYY
- a CDS encoding HpcH/HpaI aldolase family protein; the encoded protein is MKNLKQKFHTETDIAGAWLSIGHPTVAEVTATEGFDFVLVDTEHTPLTLETVENMSRAVDGADGETETLVRVPSNDPVRIKRVLDIGVAGIMVPMIETADEAREVVDAVTYPPNGIRGVASGRASAYGDDFQEYVENANESIATVVQIETQTGLDNAREIAAVDGIDAVFVGPADLSANLGIFGEWENDRFDDAIERVVTAGEDADVPVGTFVVDPGDIEMRVEQDFDFLIVGKDTNHLSSGNEEVRQRYAETVSQQATPSMSED